One part of the Parabacteroides distasonis ATCC 8503 genome encodes these proteins:
- a CDS encoding TIGR04157 family glycosyltransferase yields the protein MIQIILVNEESRASQYGIGTYIKQLCLILSQKQGIHLSVICCRSTKNDFYIERKGDIDYYHIPDTIQNNDPEIRIKTYYKNIWYLIFPYFSSHSKENIILHINYYQHIHLLNTFRAFFSKGRCCFTIHYMDWCFKIKGNYSYLKSILYKELDSIKNPLEKNIKEICEKEKNVFEQVDKIICLSNSTQNLLSKIYDLPINKFCILYNGLKDESILLNSDKRLNLKKNFLFSKEEKIILFVGRLDEIKGLGELIFTFKKLLQIDPYCHLVIVGDGFYSYYLNSCNPTWNKITFTGKLNKEDLYKLYQIADIGVLPSFHEQCSYVAIEMMMYGIPLVASTSTGLSEMIEDGVSGYHIPIIEYENHTDLNTYELQSKLLILLKDSSMRKEMAKNSRLRYERYYTSEIFSSCMQEFYNRFVL from the coding sequence ATGATACAGATTATTCTTGTTAATGAAGAATCCAGAGCATCCCAATATGGAATTGGCACATATATAAAGCAACTTTGTTTAATTCTTTCACAGAAGCAAGGGATTCATCTTAGCGTGATATGTTGTCGTTCAACAAAAAATGATTTTTATATAGAACGCAAAGGAGATATAGATTATTATCATATACCTGATACGATACAAAATAATGATCCAGAAATTAGAATAAAAACTTATTATAAGAATATATGGTATCTAATATTTCCTTACTTTAGCTCGCATAGTAAAGAGAATATCATATTACATATCAATTATTATCAGCACATTCATCTGTTAAATACATTTCGTGCTTTTTTTTCTAAAGGACGATGTTGCTTTACTATTCATTATATGGATTGGTGCTTTAAAATAAAAGGAAATTATTCTTATTTAAAAAGTATTCTTTACAAAGAATTAGACAGTATCAAAAATCCTTTGGAAAAAAATATCAAAGAAATATGCGAAAAAGAAAAAAATGTATTTGAACAAGTTGATAAGATTATTTGCTTGTCAAATAGTACACAAAATCTATTGAGTAAAATATATGATTTACCTATAAACAAATTTTGTATTTTATATAATGGTCTTAAAGATGAATCTATATTATTGAATAGCGATAAACGATTGAATCTTAAAAAGAATTTCCTTTTTAGTAAAGAAGAAAAAATTATTCTTTTTGTTGGTCGTTTAGATGAAATAAAAGGGCTGGGAGAATTAATTTTTACTTTCAAAAAACTACTGCAAATTGACCCTTATTGCCATTTAGTTATTGTAGGAGATGGGTTTTATTCTTACTATTTAAATTCTTGCAATCCAACATGGAATAAGATTACATTTACTGGAAAACTAAATAAAGAAGACTTATACAAATTATACCAAATCGCAGATATTGGTGTATTACCATCATTCCATGAACAATGTAGTTATGTGGCAATTGAAATGATGATGTATGGGATACCTCTTGTTGCAAGTACATCTACAGGTTTATCAGAAATGATAGAGGATGGAGTCTCAGGATATCATATACCAATCATTGAATATGAGAATCACACAGATTTAAATACCTATGAATTACAATCTAAACTTTTAATATTATTAAAAGATTCTTCTATGCGAAAAGAAATGGCTAAAAATTCTCGTCTACGCTATGAGAGATATTATACGTCTGAAATATTTAGTTCTTGTATGCAAGAATTTTATAATAGATTTGTTTTGTGA
- a CDS encoding peptidase domain-containing ABC transporter: MIAKFYGRVYSIQNLREKAFITREGVSMLGISEAAEAIGFRTQGVRITVEELEKECPLPCILHWNQWHFVVCYKIRKGKFYIADPAAGLITYTREEFKRCWVSTKVDGQDTGTALLLEPGPEFYGMEDEGRDRKRNLGFFFRYISPYRREMAQLVLGMLTASVLQLILPFLTQSLVDTGIRDNNLGFITLILISQLVIFIAKLSVDFIRSWILLHVNTRINIALISDFLAKLMRLPLHFFDTKMVGDIMQRIGDHDRVEAFMTGTSINTLFSFVNFIVFGFVLAYYDWTILGLFLVGNGLYVAWVLAFMRWRRELDVKRFSQAAGEQSNLFQLITGMQEIKLNNCETKMRWKWERIQVKLFKIGIKGLALQQYQQLGAVFFNQTTNILISFIAARAVVQGDMTLGMMMSVTYIVGQLSSPIEQLIDFSRSLQDAKISLERLGEIHGKEDEEQAGGIRLNVLPDDRTLRLENLSFSYDGADRDYVLEDINLTIPHNRVTAIVGASGSGKTTIVKLLLGFYNPNKGDVRIGDTSLKNLNPHVWRSKTGSVMQDGFIFSDTIANNIAPGEEVVDKERLLHAVTVANIRDFIDSLPLGYNTKIGMEGNGVSQGQRQRILIARAVYKNPDFIFLDEATNALDANNEREIMEQLHAFYKGRTVVVVAHRLSTVRDADKIVVLDKGRIVEEGTHQELTALRGTYYKLVKNQLELGN, encoded by the coding sequence ATGATCGCCAAGTTCTATGGTCGTGTGTACTCGATCCAGAACTTACGGGAGAAAGCCTTCATCACACGGGAAGGGGTCTCTATGCTCGGTATCAGCGAGGCGGCGGAGGCGATCGGGTTCCGGACACAGGGCGTGCGGATCACGGTGGAGGAATTGGAAAAGGAATGTCCCCTACCCTGCATACTGCACTGGAACCAATGGCATTTCGTGGTTTGCTACAAGATAAGGAAAGGGAAGTTCTACATAGCGGACCCGGCGGCGGGACTTATCACCTATACGAGGGAGGAGTTCAAGCGGTGCTGGGTCAGTACCAAGGTGGACGGGCAGGATACCGGGACGGCGCTCTTGCTGGAACCGGGGCCGGAGTTCTACGGGATGGAGGACGAGGGGAGAGACAGGAAACGTAACCTCGGATTCTTTTTCCGATATATATCGCCCTACAGGCGTGAGATGGCACAGCTCGTGCTGGGCATGCTGACCGCCAGTGTACTGCAACTCATCCTGCCTTTCCTCACGCAGAGCCTGGTGGATACCGGTATACGGGACAACAACCTGGGTTTCATAACCTTGATCCTTATATCGCAATTAGTGATCTTTATCGCCAAGCTATCCGTGGACTTCATACGGAGCTGGATATTGCTGCACGTAAACACGAGGATCAATATCGCCTTGATCTCCGATTTCCTCGCCAAGCTGATGCGTCTGCCCCTGCATTTCTTCGATACCAAGATGGTGGGCGATATCATGCAGCGCATCGGTGACCATGACCGCGTCGAGGCTTTCATGACGGGGACATCCATCAATACGCTCTTCTCTTTCGTCAACTTCATCGTGTTCGGGTTCGTGCTGGCCTATTACGACTGGACGATACTGGGACTCTTCTTGGTAGGTAACGGGTTATACGTGGCGTGGGTACTCGCTTTCATGAGATGGAGGAGGGAGCTGGACGTAAAGCGTTTCTCGCAGGCGGCCGGGGAACAAAGCAACCTATTCCAGCTCATCACCGGCATGCAGGAGATCAAGCTGAATAATTGCGAGACCAAGATGCGCTGGAAATGGGAACGGATACAGGTAAAACTTTTCAAGATAGGGATCAAGGGGTTGGCGTTACAACAATACCAGCAACTCGGGGCGGTCTTTTTCAACCAGACCACGAACATACTCATCTCCTTCATCGCGGCACGGGCCGTCGTGCAAGGGGATATGACGCTGGGTATGATGATGTCGGTGACCTACATCGTGGGGCAGCTCTCTTCGCCTATCGAGCAATTGATCGATTTCTCACGGTCCCTACAGGACGCGAAGATCAGTCTGGAGCGACTCGGCGAGATACACGGGAAGGAGGACGAGGAACAGGCAGGCGGGATAAGGCTGAATGTTCTCCCCGATGACAGGACGCTACGGCTGGAAAACCTCAGCTTCAGCTATGACGGCGCAGACCGGGATTACGTGCTGGAGGATATCAACCTGACGATACCCCATAACAGGGTGACCGCCATCGTGGGGGCCAGCGGGAGCGGGAAGACGACGATCGTGAAACTCCTGCTCGGTTTTTATAACCCCAACAAGGGGGACGTGAGGATCGGCGATACCTCCCTCAAGAACTTGAATCCTCACGTATGGCGTAGCAAGACCGGTTCGGTCATGCAGGATGGTTTTATCTTCTCGGATACGATCGCCAACAACATCGCCCCCGGCGAAGAGGTGGTGGACAAGGAACGCCTGCTGCATGCCGTGACGGTGGCGAATATCCGGGATTTCATCGACTCGCTCCCGCTGGGCTATAATACGAAGATCGGCATGGAGGGAAACGGAGTGAGCCAAGGGCAGAGACAGCGTATCCTGATCGCCCGGGCGGTGTACAAGAATCCCGACTTCATCTTCCTGGACGAGGCCACGAACGCCTTGGACGCCAACAACGAGCGGGAGATCATGGAGCAGTTGCACGCCTTCTACAAAGGACGGACGGTGGTGGTCGTGGCGCATCGGCTAAGCACGGTACGTGACGCGGACAAGATCGTGGTGCTGGACAAGGGACGCATCGTGGAGGAAGGGACGCATCAGGAACTCACGGCCTTGCGGGGGACTTATTATAAGTTGGTGAAGAACCAGTTGGAGCTTGGGAATTGA
- a CDS encoding HlyD family secretion protein, which produces MEKGNKDIELRSEEVQEVMGQVPAWIVRWGITLLFLVVVALLVGSCFFKYPDVITADMTLTGQHPATAVVTRAAGKIQELLVRDNRPVRQGDWLAVIENHADTDDAIYLDKALERSGSDVDSLDKALSKYKELSLGDMQAAYSGLLSALHACVNYREIDYYPQKMASIRKQIALYKAYYNETERQRKTLSEQFALTRRQYARDSLLYSRSVISSYEHETARASLLQSRYSLEGASASAENLRIQIGEQEQSLLDLTLERSEKEFTLRQELQTAREQLLNSMNEWRLRYCLIAPVGGVVTFTKYWNENQYIPSGEVAFTVVPQGEGRLVGKVRIPIARSGKVQRGQRAIVRFSNFPDQEFGVVNGVVSNISLVPTDEYYTADIDFPEGLRTNYGIDLPVSPETQASAEIVTEELRLIERFFLPIKRIVKEGF; this is translated from the coding sequence TTGGAGAAGGGAAATAAGGACATAGAGCTGAGGAGCGAGGAGGTGCAGGAGGTGATGGGGCAAGTGCCGGCCTGGATCGTACGGTGGGGGATAACGCTGTTATTCCTCGTGGTCGTAGCGTTGCTGGTGGGGAGCTGTTTCTTCAAGTATCCTGACGTGATCACGGCTGACATGACATTGACGGGGCAACATCCCGCAACGGCGGTGGTGACACGGGCGGCGGGGAAGATACAGGAGCTGCTCGTCAGGGATAATCGTCCGGTAAGGCAGGGGGATTGGCTGGCGGTCATAGAGAATCACGCCGACACGGACGATGCCATCTATCTGGATAAGGCGTTGGAACGATCCGGAAGCGACGTGGATAGCCTGGACAAGGCATTATCAAAGTACAAGGAGCTATCGCTGGGTGATATGCAAGCGGCTTACTCGGGACTACTGTCGGCGCTCCATGCCTGCGTCAATTACAGGGAGATCGATTATTATCCGCAAAAAATGGCCTCCATCCGCAAACAGATAGCGTTGTATAAGGCTTACTATAACGAGACCGAACGGCAGCGGAAGACCCTCTCGGAGCAATTCGCCTTGACAAGGCGGCAATACGCCCGGGATTCATTATTGTATAGCCGGTCCGTGATTTCTTCCTACGAGCATGAGACCGCACGGGCTTCCCTGCTGCAAAGCCGTTATTCGCTGGAAGGGGCGTCAGCCTCGGCCGAGAATCTCCGGATACAGATCGGGGAGCAAGAGCAATCCTTGCTGGATCTGACGCTGGAGCGGAGCGAGAAAGAATTTACGCTACGGCAGGAATTACAGACCGCCCGGGAACAATTGCTGAACAGCATGAACGAGTGGAGGTTGCGTTATTGCCTCATCGCCCCGGTAGGGGGTGTCGTGACTTTCACCAAGTACTGGAATGAGAACCAATATATCCCATCCGGAGAGGTGGCTTTCACCGTCGTGCCGCAAGGCGAGGGCCGGCTGGTGGGGAAGGTGCGCATACCGATAGCACGCTCGGGAAAAGTCCAGAGAGGCCAGCGGGCGATCGTCCGTTTCTCCAATTTCCCGGATCAGGAGTTTGGAGTGGTAAACGGCGTGGTATCGAATATCTCATTGGTCCCCACCGACGAGTACTATACGGCGGATATCGATTTTCCAGAGGGGCTGAGAACCAATTACGGTATCGACCTGCCCGTCTCGCCCGAGACGCAAGCCTCCGCGGAGATCGTAACGGAAGAATTACGCCTGATCGAACGATTCTTCCTCCCGATCAAACGGATCGTGAAGGAAGGATTTTAA
- the rpoN gene encoding RNA polymerase factor sigma-54 encodes MLKQQLQQKLQQKLSPQQIQLIRLLELPAIELEERVKHELEDNPALEEGKEPVDDFERTESEEGGEEIPSVDTETDLSLGDYLTEDDIPDYKLREMTERAERKEDVPFSVSQSLNEFLLQQLGLRDLPDKQMKIAEYIIGNIDDDGYLRRDLSAIADDLIFQAGQEVDEKEIESILNIIQDFEPAGVGARDLKECLLIQLDKKENTPVTNLAIRVLTEYFEEFTRKHYDKILRGLDIDEETLKKVIHEITMLNPKPGSSWGGSMEVAMSQIIPDFVVEAHNGELILSMNNRGVPDMRINREYAEMFQDYTANKANQTAERRDAVQFVKQKLDSAQWFIDAIKQRNETLQRTMEAIIYLQRDFFLTGDEATLHPMILKDVAERAGYDISTISRVSNSKYVQTNFGIYPLKYFFSESMQTDTGEEISTREVKKIMKEHVDAEDKRKPLTDEELATILKEKGYVIARRTVAKYREQLGIPVARLRKEI; translated from the coding sequence ATGTTAAAGCAACAGTTACAACAAAAGTTACAGCAAAAGCTATCCCCTCAGCAGATACAGTTGATACGGCTTCTGGAGCTTCCTGCGATCGAGTTGGAAGAACGTGTGAAGCATGAGCTGGAAGATAACCCAGCCTTGGAGGAAGGAAAAGAGCCTGTTGATGATTTTGAACGAACTGAAAGCGAGGAGGGGGGAGAAGAGATCCCTTCTGTTGATACTGAGACCGACCTTTCTTTGGGAGATTATTTAACGGAAGACGATATACCTGATTATAAGCTACGGGAAATGACCGAGCGTGCGGAACGGAAAGAGGATGTCCCCTTCTCCGTAAGCCAATCCTTGAATGAGTTTCTGTTACAGCAGCTCGGGTTAAGGGATTTACCGGATAAGCAAATGAAAATAGCGGAGTATATCATTGGAAATATCGATGATGACGGTTATTTGAGACGGGACCTTTCGGCGATAGCGGACGATTTGATCTTCCAAGCCGGACAAGAGGTAGATGAGAAGGAGATCGAGTCTATCTTGAATATCATCCAAGATTTTGAGCCTGCCGGGGTAGGTGCCCGTGACTTGAAAGAATGTCTGTTGATCCAGCTGGATAAGAAGGAGAATACTCCGGTTACAAATTTGGCGATTCGTGTTTTGACCGAATATTTCGAGGAGTTCACCCGCAAACATTACGATAAGATCTTACGAGGTCTCGATATCGATGAGGAAACGTTAAAGAAGGTCATTCACGAGATTACTATGTTAAATCCGAAACCCGGAAGTAGTTGGGGTGGTTCTATGGAAGTGGCGATGAGCCAGATCATCCCGGATTTCGTGGTGGAAGCGCATAATGGAGAGCTTATCTTGAGCATGAATAACCGGGGGGTACCGGATATGCGTATCAACCGGGAGTATGCCGAGATGTTTCAGGATTATACGGCGAATAAGGCGAACCAAACCGCTGAGAGGCGGGATGCCGTACAGTTCGTGAAACAAAAGTTGGATTCCGCCCAGTGGTTCATCGACGCTATCAAGCAACGTAATGAGACCTTGCAGCGTACCATGGAGGCGATTATCTATTTACAACGGGACTTTTTCCTGACAGGCGATGAGGCTACCCTCCATCCCATGATCTTGAAAGACGTAGCGGAGCGTGCGGGATATGATATCTCCACTATTTCCCGGGTAAGTAACAGTAAATATGTGCAAACGAATTTCGGTATTTATCCGTTGAAATACTTTTTCTCCGAGTCTATGCAGACCGATACCGGCGAGGAGATCTCGACCCGTGAGGTGAAAAAGATTATGAAAGAGCATGTAGATGCCGAAGACAAACGAAAACCGTTGACCGATGAGGAGTTGGCTACGATCCTGAAAGAAAAAGGATATGTCATCGCCCGGCGTACGGTAGCGAAATACAGGGAGCAACTGGGGATTCCGGTAGCTCGTCTGAGAAAAGAAATATAA
- the gcvH gene encoding glycine cleavage system protein GcvH gives MNFPADLKYTKDHEWIRVEGDVAYVGITDYAQGELGEIVYVDITTEGETVAKEEVFGTIEAVKTVSDLFMPVSGEVLEVNAELEDAPELVNEDAYGKGWLIKISLTDASELEELLSAEDYQKLIAK, from the coding sequence ATGAATTTTCCTGCAGATTTAAAGTACACAAAAGACCATGAGTGGATTCGTGTAGAAGGTGACGTAGCTTATGTTGGTATTACTGATTACGCTCAAGGCGAGCTAGGTGAGATCGTTTATGTAGACATTACGACAGAGGGGGAGACCGTCGCTAAAGAAGAGGTGTTCGGTACGATTGAAGCTGTTAAGACTGTTTCCGATCTTTTCATGCCGGTTAGCGGAGAGGTTTTGGAAGTAAACGCTGAATTGGAAGACGCTCCTGAATTGGTTAATGAAGACGCTTATGGTAAAGGTTGGTTAATCAAGATTTCTCTTACGGACGCTTCTGAGTTGGAGGAACTATTATCCGCTGAAGACTATCAAAAATTAATCGCTAAATAA
- the purE gene encoding 5-(carboxyamino)imidazole ribonucleotide mutase → MTPVVSIIMGSTSDLPVMEKAAKFLDEMEIPFEMHALSAHRTPAEVEAFAKGAKGRGIKVIIAAAGMAAHLCGVIASMTTVPVIGVPINSTLDGMDALLAIVQMPPGIPVATVGINGALNAGILAVQMLAVGDEQLQEKLSAYKEDLKKKIVKANEELAKVSFKYKTN, encoded by the coding sequence ATGACACCTGTTGTAAGTATTATCATGGGTAGTACCTCGGATCTACCCGTTATGGAGAAGGCGGCTAAGTTCTTGGATGAGATGGAGATCCCGTTCGAGATGCATGCTCTATCCGCACACCGTACTCCCGCTGAGGTGGAGGCTTTCGCCAAAGGAGCTAAAGGACGTGGAATCAAGGTTATCATCGCCGCTGCCGGAATGGCCGCTCATCTTTGCGGTGTGATCGCTTCCATGACGACGGTTCCCGTGATCGGCGTGCCTATTAACTCTACGCTGGACGGTATGGATGCCTTGTTGGCTATCGTACAGATGCCTCCGGGAATCCCTGTGGCTACTGTCGGCATCAATGGCGCTTTGAACGCTGGTATCCTTGCGGTGCAGATGCTTGCCGTCGGCGACGAGCAACTTCAGGAGAAGCTATCCGCTTATAAGGAGGATTTGAAGAAGAAAATCGTGAAGGCTAACGAGGAGTTGGCTAAGGTTTCTTTTAAATACAAAACTAATTAA